Proteins from a genomic interval of Clostridium scatologenes:
- a CDS encoding sigma-70 family RNA polymerase sigma factor translates to MLIILQLLDLVKKAQNGDKASLQAIIKNFEGFMYKTASSIYINGYEIEDLIQIEAISLINAVFKYNCEYKNAFTTYAATAIKNAANNELRSYLNKKNGEKFEFSLNNTIDEDTEFMDMLLSADNVEEDILLKEEVKTLRKALKSLPDNFREIICWHYFKEKSLKEYAELKNIKYSAAKKRHARALEKLKQIVYSFSS, encoded by the coding sequence GTGCTTATAATATTACAGCTTCTAGATTTAGTAAAAAAGGCCCAAAATGGAGATAAAGCATCTCTTCAAGCCATAATCAAAAACTTTGAAGGCTTTATGTATAAAACTGCTAGTTCTATTTACATAAATGGGTACGAAATAGAAGATCTAATACAAATAGAAGCTATATCTTTAATTAATGCTGTATTTAAATATAACTGTGAATATAAAAATGCTTTCACAACCTACGCGGCTACTGCTATTAAAAATGCTGCAAACAATGAACTTAGAAGTTATTTAAATAAGAAAAATGGAGAAAAATTTGAATTTAGCTTAAATAATACTATAGATGAAGACACTGAATTCATGGACATGCTTCTTAGTGCTGATAATGTGGAAGAGGATATTTTACTAAAAGAAGAGGTAAAAACTTTAAGAAAAGCTTTAAAAAGTCTGCCTGACAACTTTAGAGAAATTATATGCTGGCACTATTTTAAGGAAAAATCTTTAAAGGAATATGCAGAGCTTAAAAATATAAAATATTCAGCTGCAAAGAAAAGACATGCAAGAGCACTGGAGAAACTAAAACAAATAGTTTATAGCTTCTCTAGTTAA
- a CDS encoding YvrJ family protein, whose amino-acid sequence MDMNLVNLIGNVGFPIAVSAYLLVRIESKMENLTCSINNLSNAINQMIRNEKKSNDP is encoded by the coding sequence ATGGACATGAATCTTGTAAATTTAATAGGCAACGTAGGCTTTCCCATTGCGGTATCTGCTTACCTCTTAGTAAGAATTGAAAGCAAAATGGAAAACTTAACTTGCAGCATAAATAATTTATCCAATGCTATAAACCAAATGATAAGAAATGAAAAAAAATCAAATGATCCCTGA
- a CDS encoding DUF1659 domain-containing protein, giving the protein MAAKATKLETAMILKYKDGVDKNGKDVIKKQSFSKVKTSAADQDIFDVSKEFEKLLGKTLNELVREDQSGITNA; this is encoded by the coding sequence ATGGCTGCAAAAGCAACAAAGCTTGAAACTGCAATGATTCTTAAGTACAAGGATGGTGTAGACAAAAATGGAAAGGATGTAATCAAAAAACAAAGTTTTTCAAAGGTGAAAACTTCAGCAGCAGACCAGGATATTTTTGATGTATCAAAGGAATTTGAAAAGCTGCTTGGAAAAACTTTAAACGAACTTGTAAGAGAAGACCAGAGTGGAATAACCAACGCTTAA
- a CDS encoding beta-glucoside-specific PTS transporter subunit IIABC — MDYKKTATDILNYVGGENNVSHLEHCSTRLRFTLAEDNKVNMEALKKVHGVLGVVMAAQCQVIVGNNVIEVYDELLKIGKFGGQNNNNTAAGNKKIGAVVLDFIVSIFQPLVPAIAGAGILKSLLLVLTMFKIVNKADQTYVILGYISDTVFYFLPIMVAITTATKMKVNKLVAVAAMGTLLFPNMTALIGKGASFLSMPITNVAYASQVFPAILGVLFYAYMERLFTKISPKPIRIFFVPMMSLLLTVPMTLLLLGPIGFKFGTLLTAAILFVFSKFGWIAVGLLAAILPFMIATGMHKALVPYAISSITGMKKELLYLPASLAHNISESGACFAVALRTKNTELKSTAISAGISALFGITEPALYAVTLQRKRVLTSVVLSSLIGGLCIGLFGVAAFTAVGPGIASITMFIDEKNSKNLTFAIAGFAISFVASFIITFISWKEDKNQDEDLSNNEAKNIAETTNTNINLNSSVDLKQPIKGEIISLAEVKDDVFSKKILGEGIAIKPLDGNLYAPCDGEVVMLFDTKHTLALRANNGAELLFHIGIDTVQLNGKHFEPKVKVGDIVKTGELLMKFDLKEIKAAGYDTVIPIIITNSDQYLVEKNSYSEDKDIIMKVSKLEV; from the coding sequence ATGGATTACAAAAAAACAGCAACTGACATTTTAAATTATGTTGGAGGTGAGAATAATGTATCCCACCTTGAGCATTGTTCAACAAGATTACGATTTACCCTTGCAGAGGATAATAAGGTAAATATGGAGGCTCTTAAAAAGGTTCATGGAGTTTTAGGAGTAGTTATGGCAGCACAGTGCCAGGTAATTGTGGGAAATAACGTTATTGAAGTTTATGATGAATTGCTAAAAATTGGAAAGTTTGGAGGTCAAAATAATAATAACACAGCAGCAGGAAATAAAAAAATCGGAGCTGTAGTTTTAGATTTTATAGTTAGTATATTTCAACCTTTAGTTCCAGCAATCGCAGGTGCTGGTATTTTAAAATCTTTATTATTAGTATTAACAATGTTTAAGATTGTAAATAAGGCCGACCAGACATATGTTATATTAGGTTACATTAGTGATACAGTATTTTATTTCTTGCCAATAATGGTTGCTATTACTACAGCAACAAAAATGAAGGTTAATAAGTTAGTTGCTGTTGCAGCTATGGGTACACTTTTATTTCCTAATATGACAGCACTTATAGGTAAAGGTGCAAGTTTTTTATCTATGCCAATAACAAATGTTGCATATGCATCACAAGTATTTCCAGCAATATTAGGTGTACTTTTCTATGCATATATGGAAAGGCTTTTTACAAAGATTTCGCCAAAACCTATTCGTATTTTCTTTGTACCAATGATGTCTTTACTTTTAACAGTGCCAATGACATTATTACTTTTAGGACCAATCGGGTTTAAGTTTGGAACGCTATTAACAGCTGCAATCTTATTTGTATTTAGTAAATTCGGATGGATTGCAGTAGGTCTTCTTGCAGCTATTCTTCCATTTATGATTGCTACAGGTATGCATAAAGCATTAGTGCCATATGCCATATCCTCAATAACTGGTATGAAAAAAGAATTATTGTATTTACCAGCCTCTTTAGCTCATAATATATCTGAAAGTGGTGCATGTTTTGCAGTAGCTCTTCGTACAAAGAATACTGAGCTTAAATCTACAGCAATATCTGCAGGTATCTCAGCACTATTTGGTATTACAGAACCCGCACTTTATGCTGTGACCTTACAGAGAAAACGTGTGCTTACAAGTGTTGTATTATCAAGTTTAATAGGTGGTTTATGCATTGGTTTATTTGGAGTAGCAGCATTTACTGCTGTAGGTCCCGGCATTGCAAGTATTACAATGTTTATAGATGAAAAAAACAGCAAGAATTTAACTTTTGCAATTGCAGGTTTTGCAATTTCTTTTGTAGCATCTTTTATAATAACATTTATTTCATGGAAAGAAGATAAAAATCAAGATGAAGATTTATCAAACAATGAAGCAAAAAATATAGCAGAAACAACTAATACAAATATAAATTTAAACAGTTCAGTTGATTTAAAGCAGCCAATCAAAGGAGAAATTATTTCTCTTGCTGAAGTTAAGGATGATGTTTTTTCTAAGAAGATATTGGGAGAAGGCATCGCTATTAAGCCTTTAGATGGCAATTTATATGCACCTTGCGATGGGGAAGTAGTAATGCTATTTGATACAAAACATACTTTAGCACTAAGAGCAAATAATGGAGCAGAGCTTCTTTTCCATATAGGAATTGATACAGTACAGCTTAACGGCAAGCACTTTGAACCTAAGGTAAAAGTTGGAGATATAGTTAAAACTGGTGAGTTGCTTATGAAATTTGATCTTAAGGAAATCAAAGCAGCAGGTTATGATACTGTAATTCCTATTATAATAACTAATAGTGATCAATATTTAGTTGAAAAGAATTCTTACTCAGAAGATAAAGATATTATTATGAAAGTTTCAAAGTTGGAGGTATAG
- a CDS encoding DUF2974 domain-containing protein, with the protein MNIVDYAKSQMKDFKTTKFNLVDSLILSQFVYIHFDKIVPGLADNSEPVRIGDLLKAEHIPHMLYNVRDPKSNHRLLIALGMSPRFRNIRMCCYSDSLDITLQKQFAAVTYLLDDETAYVAYRGTDSTIVGWKEDFNMAFISPVPAQQEGVSYLNAVAERFPHALMVGGHSKGGNIAVYSAMECHQAAQNRIMSIYSHDGPGFRDEIFTSEKYSHIKARIHKTLPQSSLVGMLLQHQEDYIVVESKKFGIMQHDPFSWVINKGDFQYTQGITGGAEHINNVINQWLSSLDDEKRELFVTTLYSVFESIGVMNFSDFTEDWRKKVVIAIGTVKGIDAETKRFVFDTIISLLSLYVKNLRFFR; encoded by the coding sequence ATGAATATTGTAGATTATGCAAAATCACAAATGAAGGACTTTAAAACTACCAAGTTCAATCTGGTAGATAGTTTGATTTTATCTCAATTTGTCTATATTCATTTTGATAAAATTGTACCGGGGCTTGCAGATAACAGTGAACCTGTAAGAATTGGAGACTTGTTAAAAGCAGAGCATATTCCACACATGCTTTATAATGTTAGAGATCCAAAAAGCAACCATAGACTTTTGATCGCTCTTGGAATGAGTCCAAGATTTCGAAATATTCGTATGTGCTGCTATTCAGATAGCTTAGATATAACTTTACAAAAGCAATTTGCGGCGGTGACCTACCTACTTGATGATGAAACAGCTTATGTTGCCTATCGAGGTACAGATTCTACTATTGTAGGTTGGAAAGAGGACTTCAATATGGCATTTATTTCTCCAGTGCCTGCACAGCAGGAGGGAGTCTCCTATTTGAATGCTGTTGCTGAACGTTTTCCACATGCATTAATGGTGGGCGGACATTCTAAGGGAGGAAATATTGCTGTTTATTCTGCTATGGAGTGTCATCAAGCTGCCCAAAATCGTATTATGAGCATTTACAGTCATGACGGTCCTGGTTTTAGAGATGAAATATTTACAAGTGAAAAATACTCACATATTAAAGCAAGGATACACAAAACCTTGCCTCAGTCCTCTTTAGTAGGAATGCTTTTGCAGCATCAGGAAGATTATATTGTAGTAGAAAGCAAAAAGTTTGGAATTATGCAACATGACCCTTTTTCATGGGTGATTAATAAAGGTGACTTTCAATATACACAAGGTATTACTGGAGGTGCAGAACATATCAATAATGTTATTAATCAGTGGCTCTCATCTTTGGATGATGAAAAACGAGAGTTATTCGTAACAACACTTTATAGCGTATTTGAATCCATTGGAGTTATGAATTTCAGTGATTTTACTGAGGATTGGCGTAAAAAAGTAGTTATAGCTATAGGAACTGTAAAGGGTATTGATGCAGAAACTAAGCGTTTTGTTTTTGATACAATAATATCACTTTTGTCATTGTATGTGAAGAATTTACGTTTTTTTAGATAA
- a CDS encoding type 1 glutamine amidotransferase domain-containing protein, giving the protein MDKKILVVVTNIDKYESTKEPTGLWLGELVHFYNRIQKDGIKMDIASITGGNVPIDPLSVSENILDEVTRKYYEDESFMKKLNSSLKLGELNPEDYRVIYFTGGHGTMWDFPNSSEIQEMSKTIYENGGILSAVCHGVGALLKIKDKNGELVINGKEVTGYSNTEEELANAMNKIPFQLEEELKKAGAKYTKALNPFVSYTRVDGTVITGQNPQSTEEVSEKVLDVLKMIEK; this is encoded by the coding sequence ATGGATAAAAAAATATTAGTTGTTGTTACAAATATAGATAAATATGAGAGTACAAAAGAACCAACAGGTTTATGGCTTGGAGAGCTGGTGCATTTCTACAATAGAATTCAAAAAGATGGAATTAAAATGGATATTGCCAGCATTACAGGAGGAAATGTGCCTATTGATCCACTGAGCGTTAGTGAAAATATTCTTGATGAAGTAACAAGAAAGTACTATGAGGATGAAAGCTTTATGAAGAAATTAAACAGCAGCTTAAAGCTAGGTGAACTAAATCCAGAGGATTACAGAGTTATTTATTTCACTGGTGGTCATGGAACAATGTGGGACTTTCCAAATTCTTCTGAAATTCAAGAGATGAGTAAAACTATTTATGAAAATGGTGGTATATTATCTGCTGTATGTCATGGAGTTGGAGCTTTATTGAAGATTAAAGATAAGAATGGTGAACTTGTTATTAATGGAAAAGAAGTGACTGGTTATTCAAATACTGAAGAAGAACTTGCAAATGCTATGAACAAGATTCCTTTTCAATTAGAGGAAGAATTGAAGAAAGCAGGTGCAAAATACACAAAAGCATTAAATCCATTTGTATCTTATACAAGAGTAGATGGTACTGTTATAACTGGACAAAATCCTCAATCAACAGAGGAAGTATCAGAAAAGGTGTTAGACGTATTAAAGATGATAGAAAAATAA
- a CDS encoding TetR/AcrR family transcriptional regulator: protein MKKETQNITALRPQTWITEALLTIMKEKEFNKITITEIIKKADLTRQTFYRNFNTKEEVLHEYVKKLYKDCFDEIEQMPQKNVYKILVTYFHYWHKNKDFCY, encoded by the coding sequence ATGAAAAAGGAAACTCAAAATATCACAGCATTAAGGCCACAAACGTGGATTACAGAGGCTCTTTTAACTATAATGAAAGAAAAAGAATTTAATAAAATTACAATTACAGAAATAATAAAAAAGGCTGACTTAACCCGTCAAACCTTTTATAGAAACTTTAATACAAAGGAAGAAGTACTTCATGAATATGTAAAAAAATTATATAAAGACTGTTTTGATGAAATAGAGCAAATGCCTCAAAAGAATGTGTATAAAATATTAGTAACTTATTTTCATTATTGGCATAAAAATAAGGATTTTTGTTATTAG
- a CDS encoding DnaD domain-containing protein, with translation MKKVLLENEITMVFQPKLAKIFGITESIILQQIHYWLLKSTHIINGRPWIYNSYEAWHNQISFFCKRTIIRAIKKLETAGVVLSSNFNKSKMDKTKWYTIDYEKLESLCDSFEDGTNSTIDTKRSPGENSSETFEDDKKLEAPDNLESNEISMEQNIYYNNDKVYENLDDVNKSSSKYLSPSSIESKSQMDNAYFNKPIPEITTETYLKKEEEGFTDVVSFYSNNISCASPYEIDQLKNFMEDFNSKDLIILGMKQALKSNAKNLRYIEKVLYNWKNKGLRDEKEVINYLNNYKKHKSYYGFHNFKTNSDFVDDYKKLQGGESFGRTWGNYEKSWGYNSETEEKEFGKYEREDETTEWYQGDMEGLI, from the coding sequence ATGAAAAAAGTACTTTTAGAAAATGAAATCACTATGGTTTTTCAGCCTAAGCTTGCAAAGATTTTTGGAATTACAGAAAGTATAATACTCCAGCAAATTCACTACTGGCTTTTAAAAAGCACTCACATAATAAATGGCAGACCTTGGATTTATAACAGCTATGAAGCCTGGCACAATCAAATAAGCTTTTTTTGTAAAAGGACCATAATAAGAGCTATAAAAAAGCTTGAAACTGCAGGAGTAGTTTTAAGCTCTAACTTCAATAAATCAAAAATGGACAAGACTAAATGGTACACCATAGATTATGAAAAACTTGAAAGTTTGTGTGATTCTTTTGAAGATGGTACTAATTCAACAATTGACACTAAAAGAAGTCCAGGTGAAAATTCATCTGAAACTTTTGAAGATGATAAAAAACTAGAAGCTCCTGATAACTTAGAATCAAATGAAATTTCTATGGAGCAAAATATTTATTACAACAATGATAAAGTTTATGAAAATTTAGATGATGTAAATAAGTCCAGCAGTAAGTACCTTTCTCCTTCTTCCATTGAGTCAAAAAGTCAAATGGATAATGCCTATTTTAATAAACCAATACCAGAGATTACTACAGAGACTTACTTAAAAAAAGAAGAAGAAGGGTTCACCGATGTTGTAAGTTTTTACAGTAACAATATAAGCTGTGCCAGTCCTTATGAAATTGACCAGCTAAAAAATTTTATGGAGGACTTTAATTCCAAGGACTTAATTATTCTTGGAATGAAGCAGGCCTTAAAAAGCAATGCCAAAAATTTGAGATATATTGAAAAAGTGCTTTACAACTGGAAAAATAAAGGTTTAAGAGATGAAAAGGAGGTCATAAATTATTTAAATAATTATAAAAAACACAAAAGTTATTACGGTTTTCATAACTTTAAAACTAACAGTGATTTTGTTGATGATTATAAAAAGCTGCAAGGAGGGGAAAGCTTTGGAAGAACATGGGGAAACTATGAAAAGAGTTGGGGATATAATTCAGAGACTGAGGAAAAAGAATTTGGAAAATATGAAAGAGAGGACGAAACAACAGAATGGTATCAAGGAGACATGGAAGGACTCATCTGA
- a CDS encoding thermonuclease family protein → MNLKKNINKYLISLITIVFLFTGVGCSDSSSSSNSGAQQNAVAATQKQEETKSPIKLDKAVVTKHVDGDTVYVKLEDGTETKVRFIGVNTPESTTKHEQYGEEASNYTKSQILGKTVYLEKDTSDTDQYGRLLRYVWLEQPKEINENEIRTKMFNSVLALNGYAEQSTYPPDVKYADYFKKFAAEARQNSRGLWAINPNGTTKGDGIAAPNTSTSSSSTSNVSSSSNNSSAAVQQAPAQQTTQSDNQTATVYITRTGEKYHAAGCKYLRKSQAAISLSDAKAQGYEPCSVCNPPQ, encoded by the coding sequence ATGAATTTAAAAAAAAATATAAACAAATATTTAATTAGCCTTATTACGATTGTTTTTTTGTTCACAGGGGTAGGGTGTTCTGATTCAAGCAGCTCAAGTAATTCAGGTGCTCAACAGAATGCTGTAGCAGCAACGCAAAAACAAGAAGAAACTAAATCACCTATAAAATTAGACAAAGCAGTAGTGACCAAGCATGTTGATGGAGATACTGTTTATGTAAAGCTAGAGGATGGTACTGAAACAAAGGTTAGATTTATAGGCGTTAATACTCCAGAAAGTACAACAAAACATGAGCAATATGGAGAGGAAGCTTCTAATTACACAAAATCTCAGATTTTAGGAAAGACAGTATATCTTGAGAAAGATACAAGTGACACTGATCAGTATGGAAGGCTTTTAAGATATGTTTGGTTAGAGCAGCCAAAAGAAATAAATGAAAATGAAATTAGAACTAAAATGTTCAATTCCGTTTTGGCACTAAATGGATATGCAGAGCAATCCACCTATCCACCAGATGTGAAATATGCTGATTACTTTAAAAAGTTTGCTGCAGAGGCTAGACAAAATAGTAGAGGTCTTTGGGCTATAAATCCTAATGGAACTACCAAAGGTGATGGAATAGCAGCACCCAATACATCAACTAGCAGTAGTAGTACAAGCAATGTAAGTAGTTCTTCAAATAATAGTAGTGCTGCAGTTCAACAGGCTCCAGCACAACAAACAACTCAAAGCGATAATCAAACTGCAACTGTTTATATAACTAGAACAGGGGAGAAGTATCATGCTGCAGGTTGTAAGTATTTAAGAAAGAGTCAAGCTGCTATAAGTTTAAGTGATGCTAAAGCTCAAGGTTATGAACCTTGTAGTGTTTGTAATCCACCACAATAG
- a CDS encoding DUF2922 domain-containing protein, translating to MAKSLSMTFLNEEGKKSSITLNNVKEDVTEAEVKAAMDVILAKNIFTSGGLDLKSKDSAHIVERNSSSLAVK from the coding sequence ATGGCAAAATCATTATCTATGACTTTTTTAAATGAGGAAGGCAAAAAATCTTCCATAACCTTAAATAATGTTAAAGAAGATGTCACTGAAGCTGAAGTTAAAGCAGCTATGGATGTAATATTAGCTAAAAACATATTTACATCCGGTGGTTTGGATTTAAAATCAAAGGATTCAGCCCACATAGTAGAAAGAAATAGTTCCAGCCTAGCAGTAAAATAG
- a CDS encoding sigma-70 family RNA polymerase sigma factor, which produces MLTYETDFENFLKRLRSKDDEAFKKLFKYCEGFIIKKYHEKIGKAYGNQYWHDYESEVFTSIFKATLNFNGNNKSNYKSYIYETILNCLRKTIRNNCDSQIIIKYLDDENDLAYVEKNFIYKEDSALNEFLFNKDLMDYLNRKLKPSEIELFICVFYKKEELKYFAETHNINYSTVRSTFFRMRKKIEYKKIKSLLELKHSLFLFVACIIGGCL; this is translated from the coding sequence ATGCTTACTTACGAAACTGATTTTGAAAACTTTTTAAAAAGATTAAGGTCCAAAGACGATGAAGCCTTTAAAAAGCTGTTCAAATACTGTGAAGGCTTCATTATAAAAAAATACCATGAAAAGATTGGTAAAGCTTATGGGAACCAATATTGGCATGATTATGAAAGCGAAGTATTTACGTCAATTTTTAAAGCAACTTTGAATTTTAATGGAAACAATAAAAGCAACTATAAAAGTTATATATATGAAACTATATTAAATTGTTTAAGAAAAACCATTAGAAATAACTGTGACTCTCAAATTATAATTAAATATTTAGATGACGAAAACGATTTAGCCTATGTAGAAAAAAATTTTATCTATAAAGAAGATAGTGCTTTAAATGAATTTTTATTTAATAAAGATTTAATGGATTATTTAAATCGTAAGCTAAAACCTTCAGAAATTGAGTTGTTTATATGTGTTTTTTATAAAAAGGAAGAACTAAAATATTTTGCTGAAACTCATAACATAAATTATTCCACTGTAAGATCCACATTTTTCAGAATGCGTAAAAAAATAGAGTACAAAAAAATTAAATCCTTATTAGAATTGAAACATAGTTTGTTCTTATTTGTAGCCTGTATTATTGGGGGGTGCTTATAA
- a CDS encoding YwbE family protein produces the protein MDGTRRKDVKIGARVLVVQKQDQRSGKLTEGIVKKLLTNSEVHHRGIKVMLENGIVGRVQEIK, from the coding sequence ATGGATGGAACAAGAAGAAAAGATGTAAAAATTGGAGCAAGAGTCCTAGTTGTTCAAAAACAAGATCAGCGTTCTGGAAAGTTAACTGAGGGTATAGTAAAAAAGCTCCTTACAAACTCAGAAGTTCACCATCGTGGCATCAAAGTTATGCTAGAGAATGGAATTGTGGGAAGAGTTCAAGAAATAAAATGA
- a CDS encoding AAA family ATPase, producing the protein MELIYIWIEKFRNYEKKGVALSDKFSVKYNTETKRVNLKKNRNVSAFPEFISNISAIVGKNSVGKTNFLDLIGLRKPDRNKNNAEFEVRYKNRNKNKWGFLTNLDIESEIKNSIYFFIYYWGIDTLTGQDLFVVEGNDIESFSDIFEQHEEISDVYWRSKYWFAFICSYENDKFIYKYKVNEHLDYYKDTKEDKRYSDYVPEQDKYAIINFRNDFNELYYDQYQSMKDSDDSYIHIPRRSAYFNSKLLSYKIKTLHDIMQNSNRSMYKDKQYTIKIYFNSTKNDSFMDDEERLKLKHTFEKVHKKDKALIRILESYTRFFYFSFYNDKFCSEEDKNSCKKCLESLSIKKETLEEYIEYHKKAIEFITSSYKIDEKEYIIDYYNELVSVLQKNIDNITITEESIKFLLEEDSDVIKFTKLVQVIYDSRYEEPFSPFGNFFYKYKVYYLSDGEDAYLGLYASINEQIKLWTRSKEKFILLFDEPEIKMHPELSRNFINDLIKFLNIINKGNQKFQIILTTHSPFILSDIPKMNVVRIERCDDGRVKLDTNNLNTFGQNIHVMLRNDFFMQSTIGEFAKTQINKVVDFLKNDGKCSDNMTAEKAKYIIDNIGEPIVKHKLEKMYNEIFPNYEDKIKSLQVKLFAKQNIDKTVLITLKQQLEKTLEGINDTLQSEDEEND; encoded by the coding sequence ATGGAACTAATATACATATGGATTGAGAAATTTAGAAATTACGAAAAGAAAGGAGTAGCTTTAAGCGATAAGTTTTCAGTTAAGTATAATACAGAAACAAAACGAGTAAATCTGAAAAAGAATAGAAATGTTTCAGCTTTTCCGGAATTCATTTCTAATATCAGTGCTATTGTTGGTAAAAATAGTGTAGGAAAAACAAATTTTCTTGATTTAATAGGCTTAAGAAAGCCTGATAGAAACAAAAATAATGCTGAATTTGAGGTTAGATATAAGAATAGAAATAAAAATAAATGGGGGTTCCTAACCAATTTGGATATTGAATCTGAAATTAAGAATTCCATATACTTTTTTATATATTACTGGGGAATAGATACTTTAACAGGTCAAGATTTATTTGTAGTTGAGGGGAATGACATAGAAAGCTTTAGTGATATTTTTGAACAACACGAAGAGATAAGTGATGTATATTGGAGATCAAAGTATTGGTTTGCTTTTATATGTTCATATGAAAATGACAAGTTTATTTATAAATATAAGGTGAATGAACATCTTGATTATTATAAAGATACTAAAGAAGATAAAAGATATTCTGATTATGTACCAGAGCAAGATAAATATGCCATTATTAATTTTAGAAATGACTTTAATGAATTATACTATGACCAATATCAGAGTATGAAAGACTCCGATGATAGCTATATACATATACCTAGAAGAAGTGCCTACTTCAATTCAAAGCTACTTAGTTATAAAATTAAAACACTCCATGATATTATGCAAAATTCAAATAGAAGTATGTATAAAGATAAACAATATACTATCAAAATATATTTTAATTCAACTAAGAATGATTCTTTTATGGACGATGAGGAAAGGTTAAAGTTAAAACATACTTTTGAAAAGGTACATAAAAAAGATAAGGCTTTAATAAGAATTCTTGAATCATATACAAGATTTTTTTATTTTAGTTTTTATAATGATAAGTTTTGTTCAGAGGAGGACAAAAATAGTTGTAAAAAATGTTTAGAGAGTTTATCTATTAAAAAGGAAACTTTAGAAGAATATATTGAGTATCACAAAAAGGCTATTGAGTTTATTACATCATCATATAAGATTGATGAGAAAGAGTATATAATTGATTATTACAATGAACTGGTATCAGTGCTGCAAAAGAACATTGATAATATAACAATAACTGAAGAAAGTATAAAATTTTTACTTGAAGAAGATAGTGATGTAATTAAATTTACTAAATTAGTACAAGTTATATATGATTCTAGGTATGAAGAACCATTTTCACCTTTTGGCAATTTCTTTTATAAATATAAGGTTTATTACTTAAGTGATGGGGAAGATGCTTATCTCGGACTTTATGCATCAATAAATGAACAAATAAAATTGTGGACTAGATCAAAAGAAAAGTTTATATTGCTTTTTGATGAGCCTGAAATAAAAATGCATCCTGAACTTTCCAGAAATTTTATTAATGATTTAATTAAGTTTTTAAATATTATAAACAAAGGTAATCAAAAATTTCAAATTATATTGACTACTCATTCACCATTTATTCTAAGCGATATACCAAAGATGAATGTTGTGCGTATTGAAAGATGTGATGATGGGAGAGTAAAATTAGATACTAATAATCTTAATACATTTGGGCAGAACATTCATGTGATGTTAAGAAATGATTTCTTTATGCAATCAACTATTGGCGAGTTTGCCAAAACACAAATAAATAAGGTCGTTGATTTTTTGAAAAATGATGGTAAATGTTCAGATAATATGACAGCTGAAAAAGCTAAATATATAATAGATAATATTGGAGAACCTATAGTTAAGCATAAACTTGAAAAGATGTATAATGAGATTTTTCCTAATTATGAAGATAAAATTAAAAGTTTACAAGTGAAGCTATTTGCTAAACAGAATATTGATAAAACAGTACTTATAACATTAAAACAACAGTTAGAAAAGACACTAGAAGGAATAAATGATACACTTCAAAGCGAGGATGAAGAGAATGATTAG